In Streptomyces durocortorensis, a genomic segment contains:
- a CDS encoding ATP-binding SpoIIE family protein phosphatase, protein MSAANTAESADFRGPLDITRAATVVLDAEDTVIGWSPAAVELLGHRPSDALGRPLSAFLSARPVEGPPVPDVPGPPPLAGNDFHVARTRDGRELLVATATCPLPGAPGGPGTPDRVLVAAEVGELRHWESRLALLQGLATQSPVGLAIYDTDLRLTWSNTAYEREIGQPLDTYRGKRADELYSGGSFVTQGYPQTLDAVMHHVLATGEPILDLHFRGQPPSDPGRDHLWSCSYYRLEDAHGHVFGVCEDAFDISDRYRAQERLTLLVEAGRSIGTVLDVVTTAEEVAEVAVPDFARAVRVDVTSAAVTGETAAAGSTADMTLLRVAERSATGPAAPDPGRSATANGSADVTDPADPRRRYPPVAYPPGSPQNRSLSSGGLVLDESTLVVPLRAGGGILGLVTFDRTVHTDAPGRAPAPVTTFDGGEVALADELAARTAVCIDNARRYTRERTASLALQRQLLPHHLPPRSAVETAYRYLPADDVTGVGGDWFDVIPLSGTRVGLVVGDVVGHGLQAAATMGRLRTSVRAFAQLDMAPDELLTRLDDLVGQPAEEQYDAYGTATDATGDGGGAASHAYDDVTTGATCLYAVYDPVSRHCVMARAGHLPPAIVEPGGRVSFPDLPAGPPLGLGGLPFESMEIDLPVGSLLALFTDGLVEARDHDISRGLDALGRVLADPSATLDELCDRAVAELVPGGTSADDTALLLVRTRELAEGRVAEWELSAEPVSVGRARELATGQLEAWGLAELSFSTELVVSELVTNAVRYAGGPLRLRLIRDSTLLCEVADTGHTSPHLRHSAEDDEGGRGLFIVAQLVQRWGTRYTRTGKTIWTEQALPLR, encoded by the coding sequence GTGAGCGCAGCGAACACGGCGGAGAGCGCCGATTTCCGTGGCCCCCTGGACATCACCAGGGCGGCCACGGTGGTTCTGGACGCCGAAGACACCGTCATCGGCTGGAGCCCCGCGGCGGTCGAGCTGCTCGGGCACCGGCCGTCCGACGCCCTGGGGCGGCCGCTCAGCGCCTTCCTGTCGGCGCGGCCGGTCGAGGGGCCCCCGGTGCCCGACGTACCGGGCCCACCGCCCCTCGCGGGGAACGACTTCCATGTGGCGCGCACCCGGGACGGCCGTGAGCTGCTGGTGGCCACCGCGACCTGCCCCCTGCCGGGCGCCCCCGGCGGCCCCGGCACCCCGGACCGGGTCCTGGTGGCCGCGGAGGTCGGGGAGCTGCGGCACTGGGAATCGCGGCTGGCCCTGCTCCAGGGGCTGGCCACGCAGTCGCCCGTGGGCCTGGCCATCTACGACACCGATCTACGGCTGACCTGGAGCAACACCGCGTACGAGCGGGAGATCGGGCAGCCGCTCGACACCTACCGGGGCAAACGGGCCGACGAACTGTACTCCGGGGGCTCCTTCGTGACCCAGGGCTACCCGCAGACCCTCGACGCCGTCATGCACCACGTCCTGGCCACCGGAGAGCCGATCCTCGATCTGCACTTCCGGGGGCAGCCGCCCAGCGACCCGGGCAGGGACCATCTGTGGTCCTGCTCCTACTACCGGCTGGAGGACGCCCACGGGCATGTCTTCGGTGTGTGCGAGGACGCGTTCGACATCTCCGACCGCTACCGGGCGCAGGAGCGGCTGACCCTCCTCGTCGAGGCCGGACGCAGTATCGGCACCGTCCTGGACGTGGTGACCACCGCCGAGGAGGTCGCGGAGGTCGCGGTGCCGGACTTCGCCCGGGCGGTACGGGTCGACGTGACGAGCGCCGCGGTGACCGGCGAGACGGCGGCCGCCGGGAGCACGGCGGACATGACCCTGCTGCGGGTCGCCGAGCGGTCGGCCACGGGCCCGGCGGCCCCGGACCCGGGCCGTTCGGCCACGGCGAACGGGAGCGCGGACGTCACGGACCCCGCCGACCCCCGGCGCCGGTACCCGCCCGTCGCCTATCCGCCCGGATCGCCCCAGAACCGCAGCCTGTCCTCCGGCGGGCTCGTCCTCGACGAGAGCACCCTGGTCGTCCCGCTCCGGGCCGGCGGCGGCATCCTGGGGCTCGTCACCTTCGACCGGACCGTGCACACCGACGCCCCGGGCCGCGCGCCCGCCCCGGTGACCACCTTCGACGGCGGCGAGGTCGCGCTGGCCGACGAGCTGGCGGCCCGGACGGCCGTCTGCATCGACAACGCCCGCCGCTACACCCGCGAGCGCACCGCCTCGCTCGCCCTCCAGCGGCAGCTGCTCCCCCACCATCTGCCGCCGCGGTCCGCTGTGGAGACCGCCTACCGCTATCTGCCCGCCGACGATGTGACCGGGGTCGGCGGGGACTGGTTCGACGTGATCCCGCTGTCCGGGACCCGGGTCGGTCTGGTGGTCGGCGACGTGGTCGGGCACGGCCTCCAGGCCGCCGCCACCATGGGCCGACTGCGCACCTCCGTACGGGCCTTCGCCCAGCTGGACATGGCCCCCGACGAGCTGCTGACCCGGCTGGACGACCTCGTGGGGCAGCCCGCCGAGGAGCAGTACGACGCGTACGGGACGGCCACGGACGCCACCGGCGACGGCGGCGGGGCGGCTTCCCACGCGTACGACGACGTGACGACCGGGGCGACCTGCCTGTACGCGGTCTACGACCCGGTCTCCCGACACTGTGTCATGGCCCGGGCCGGGCACCTGCCTCCGGCGATCGTGGAACCCGGGGGCCGGGTGTCGTTCCCGGACCTGCCCGCCGGTCCGCCGCTGGGCCTGGGCGGCCTGCCGTTCGAGTCGATGGAGATCGACCTGCCGGTGGGCAGCCTCCTGGCGCTGTTCACCGACGGGCTGGTCGAGGCCCGGGACCACGACATCAGCCGGGGCCTCGACGCGCTGGGCCGGGTACTGGCCGACCCCTCGGCCACGCTGGACGAGCTGTGCGACCGGGCGGTCGCCGAGCTGGTGCCCGGCGGCACGAGCGCCGACGACACGGCCCTGCTCCTGGTCCGTACCCGCGAACTCGCCGAGGGGCGGGTGGCCGAGTGGGAGCTGTCGGCGGAGCCGGTGTCGGTGGGCCGGGCCCGCGAACTGGCCACCGGGCAGCTGGAGGCCTGGGGCCTGGCGGAGCTGTCGTTCTCGACCGAACTGGTCGTCAGCGAACTGGTCACCAACGCGGTCCGGTACGCGGGCGGGCCGCTGCGGCTGCGCCTCATCCGTGACAGCACCCTGCTGTGCGAGGTCGCGGACACCGGTCACACCTCGCCGCACCTGCGGCACAGTGCGGAGGACGACGAGGGCGGACGCGGCCTGTTCATCGTCGCGCAGCTCGTCCAGCGATGGGGCACGCGGTACACCCGGACCGGAAAGACCATCTGGACGGAGCAGGCCCTTCCCCTGCGGTGA
- a CDS encoding endo alpha-1,4 polygalactosaminidase: MKPGARPWATLLAVLTVAVTTLLSGCSGTGGSRDTASGGPGKSRWQPRPGLAWQWQLDGKVDASAADVPVYDIDGFENDAEDVARLHRAGRKVICYINVGAWEDYRPDKDAFPRSVLGGPNGWHGERWLDIRRISLLRPIMERRFDMCRKKGFDAVEPDLVEGYAEDTGFPLTAQDQLRYNRMIARIAHERGLAVGLKNDLSQIPQLVDAFDFAVNEQCAQYGECARLTPFIEAGKAVFHVEYTEPTDRFCPESRRLGLSSMRKKWELGTWRRAC, translated from the coding sequence GTGAAACCCGGAGCCCGGCCGTGGGCCACCCTGCTGGCTGTGCTGACGGTCGCGGTGACCACCCTGCTGTCCGGTTGTTCCGGTACGGGCGGCAGCCGGGACACTGCGTCGGGCGGGCCGGGCAAGAGCCGGTGGCAGCCTCGTCCGGGGCTGGCCTGGCAGTGGCAGCTCGACGGCAAGGTCGACGCCTCGGCTGCCGACGTGCCGGTCTATGACATCGACGGCTTCGAGAACGACGCCGAGGACGTCGCCCGGCTCCACCGCGCCGGCCGCAAGGTGATCTGCTACATCAACGTGGGCGCCTGGGAGGACTACCGGCCCGACAAGGACGCGTTCCCCCGCTCGGTGCTGGGCGGGCCGAACGGCTGGCACGGTGAGCGCTGGCTCGACATCCGGCGGATCTCCCTGCTTCGGCCGATCATGGAGCGGCGGTTCGACATGTGCCGGAAGAAGGGATTCGACGCGGTGGAGCCCGACCTCGTGGAGGGGTACGCCGAGGACACGGGCTTCCCGCTCACCGCGCAGGACCAGCTGCGCTACAACCGCATGATCGCTCGCATCGCCCACGAACGCGGCCTGGCTGTGGGCCTGAAGAATGACCTCTCCCAGATCCCGCAGCTGGTGGACGCCTTCGACTTCGCGGTCAACGAACAGTGCGCGCAGTACGGCGAGTGCGCGAGGCTCACACCGTTCATCGAGGCGGGCAAGGCTGTCTTCCATGTCGAGTACACCGAGCCGACCGACCGCTTCTGCCCCGAGTCCCGCAGGCTGGGCCTCTCCTCCATGCGGAAGAAGTGGGAACTGGGAACCTGGCGCAGGGCCTGCTGA
- a CDS encoding nucleotidyltransferase family protein — MYAVIMAGGKGVRLRPYTTTLPKPLVPIGDQHAILEIVLRQLASAGFTGCTIAIGHLGEIIRAYVGDGSQWGLRVDYSTEESPLGTMGPLLTMRERLPEHFLVMNGDILTDLDYADVLHSHQSSGAPLTIATYARQVRIDFGVLTTDASKVVGFTEKPSLDYRVSMGVYGLTRATLDGYTAGLPLGFDELVLDLLGSGNPPLAYDFDGYWLDIGRPDDYDRANAEFTSRKSLLLKGA; from the coding sequence ATGTACGCAGTGATCATGGCCGGTGGCAAGGGTGTCCGGCTGCGGCCCTACACCACGACCCTGCCCAAGCCGCTGGTGCCCATCGGAGACCAGCACGCCATCCTCGAAATCGTCCTGCGCCAGCTCGCCTCGGCCGGCTTCACCGGCTGCACCATCGCCATCGGCCATCTCGGCGAGATCATCCGGGCCTACGTCGGCGACGGCTCCCAGTGGGGCCTGCGAGTCGACTACTCCACCGAGGAATCCCCGCTGGGGACCATGGGGCCGCTCCTGACGATGCGTGAACGGCTTCCGGAGCACTTCCTGGTGATGAACGGGGACATCCTCACCGACCTCGACTACGCCGACGTCCTCCACAGCCACCAGAGCTCCGGAGCGCCTCTGACCATTGCCACGTACGCGCGCCAGGTGCGCATCGACTTCGGTGTGCTGACCACCGACGCGAGCAAGGTCGTCGGCTTCACGGAGAAGCCGAGCCTGGACTACCGCGTTTCCATGGGGGTGTACGGGTTGACCCGGGCCACGCTCGACGGGTACACCGCCGGGCTGCCGCTGGGCTTCGACGAGTTGGTGCTGGACCTGCTGGGTTCCGGCAACCCGCCGCTCGCCTACGACTTCGACGGCTACTGGCTGGACATCGGCCGTCCCGACGACTACGACCGGGCCAACGCTGAGTTCACCAGCCGCAAGTCCCTGCTGCTCAAGGGGGCCTGA
- a CDS encoding spherulation-specific family 4 protein, with protein MSLLIPLYVHPAVDPAAWHRLIEAADRTYAVVLNPADGPGGAADPAFVSAAGALRGAGARVLGYVDTDYGTRPAVDVTADAARHREWYATDGCFLDRVSAAGDALSAYRKLVRALRRQGASPVVLNPGVHPAPGYARIADLLVTFEGPWSTYVSAFSRPDWTTRCPPDRFCHLVYGVPEALAPLAVRTAHERGAAVSGPVTGKPPNPWARLTPVLSGAGR; from the coding sequence GTGAGCCTTCTGATCCCGCTGTACGTCCACCCGGCTGTGGACCCAGCCGCCTGGCACCGGCTCATCGAAGCGGCAGACCGTACCTACGCGGTCGTGCTCAATCCCGCGGACGGGCCGGGCGGCGCGGCCGATCCCGCCTTCGTCTCCGCGGCGGGCGCGCTGCGCGGAGCGGGCGCCCGCGTGCTCGGCTATGTGGACACCGACTACGGCACCCGGCCTGCCGTCGATGTCACCGCCGATGCCGCCCGGCACCGGGAGTGGTACGCCACCGACGGCTGTTTCCTGGACCGGGTGAGCGCCGCCGGGGACGCGCTGTCCGCCTACCGGAAGCTGGTACGCGCGCTGCGTCGGCAGGGCGCGTCGCCCGTGGTCCTCAACCCGGGCGTGCACCCTGCTCCCGGCTACGCCAGGATCGCCGATCTCCTCGTCACGTTCGAGGGTCCCTGGTCCACCTATGTGTCGGCGTTCAGCAGACCCGACTGGACGACGCGCTGTCCGCCCGACCGCTTCTGTCACCTGGTGTACGGCGTGCCCGAGGCGCTGGCCCCGCTGGCCGTGCGCACCGCCCACGAGCGTGGCGCCGCGGTGTCGGGCCCGGTGACCGGGAAGCCGCCCAACCCGTGGGCCCGGCTGACACCGGTACTGTCCGGAGCGGGGCGGTGA
- a CDS encoding NAD-dependent epimerase/dehydratase family protein, with product MRVLVLGSTGYLGAHVAERLGALKGARVLAGGRSPAADVPIDLATDSPDRLAKTLASAAPDAVVNCAGATGGNPVTLAEANARGPAVLCEAMVLACPSARLVHLGSAAEYGPGTGRVPTAESAATRPLSAYGATKLAGTATVSTSALDALVLRVGNPVGPGAPPGGLPGRVTRLLREAGSDTDAVLRLGDLSAYRDFVDARDVARAVEQAVTAPGPLPRVLNIGGGDAVPVRDLVRTLAEIAGFGGRIEEQGAGSARSDQVSWQCSDISAAGTVLGWRPSYVLRESLTAMWSAGAHPPAPHEEGEPSS from the coding sequence ATGCGCGTTCTCGTCCTCGGCTCCACCGGTTACCTGGGGGCCCACGTCGCCGAGCGGCTCGGTGCTCTCAAGGGCGCGCGGGTCCTCGCCGGCGGGCGGTCCCCCGCCGCCGACGTTCCCATCGACCTCGCCACCGACTCCCCCGACCGGCTCGCGAAGACCCTGGCGTCGGCGGCGCCGGACGCCGTGGTCAACTGCGCCGGGGCGACCGGCGGGAACCCGGTGACGCTGGCGGAGGCCAATGCCCGGGGGCCCGCCGTCCTGTGCGAGGCAATGGTTCTGGCCTGCCCCTCGGCCCGGCTGGTCCACCTCGGTTCGGCCGCCGAGTACGGCCCGGGCACCGGCAGGGTCCCGACGGCGGAGTCTGCGGCCACCCGCCCGCTCAGCGCCTACGGGGCCACGAAACTGGCCGGCACGGCCACCGTCTCGACCTCTGCTCTGGACGCACTCGTCCTCCGGGTCGGTAACCCGGTGGGGCCCGGGGCGCCACCCGGCGGACTGCCCGGCCGGGTCACCCGGCTCCTGCGCGAGGCGGGTTCGGACACGGACGCGGTGCTCCGCCTCGGGGACCTGTCGGCGTACCGCGACTTCGTCGACGCACGAGACGTGGCGCGGGCGGTGGAGCAGGCGGTGACCGCGCCTGGGCCCTTGCCGCGCGTGCTCAACATCGGCGGCGGCGACGCCGTACCGGTGCGCGACCTGGTGCGTACCCTCGCGGAGATCGCGGGCTTCGGCGGACGCATCGAGGAACAGGGCGCCGGCTCCGCCCGTTCGGATCAGGTGTCCTGGCAGTGTTCCGACATCTCTGCCGCCGGGACAGTCCTTGGCTGGCGTCCCTCGTATGTGCTCCGGGAGTCCCTGACCGCAATGTGGTCCGCCGGTGCCCACCCCCCGGCCCCGCACGAGGAAGGCGAACCGTCATCGTGA
- a CDS encoding SDR family NAD(P)-dependent oxidoreductase: MNAPSLAAVTGAEGFIGSHLTEALVAAGHRVRAMAQYNSFSSYGWLETLPPAVLDQVEIVLGDVRDPGSVRHLVEGADSVYHLAALIAIPYSYRAPHSYVDTNVTGTLNVLEAVRAAGTPRLVHTSTSETYGTAQTVPITEDHPVNTQSPYAASKAGGDRLADSYHASFDTPVVTLRPFNTFGPRQSMRAVIPTVIGQVAAGERTITLGDLRPTRDFTFVKDTAQAFLAVGSAPAERVVGRTFNAGTGGEISVGDLVALIGKVMDTALDVREDTQRLRPANSEVMRLVADAGRLRAATGWSPAHSLEEGLAQTVEFFREPGNLARYKTGIYNI, encoded by the coding sequence TTGAACGCCCCATCGCTCGCCGCCGTCACCGGAGCCGAGGGCTTCATCGGTTCCCACCTCACCGAGGCGCTCGTCGCCGCCGGGCACCGGGTGAGGGCCATGGCGCAGTACAACTCCTTCTCCTCGTACGGCTGGCTCGAAACCCTCCCCCCCGCCGTCCTGGACCAGGTCGAGATCGTCCTCGGTGACGTCCGGGACCCGGGTTCGGTCCGCCATCTCGTCGAAGGGGCCGACAGCGTCTACCACCTGGCCGCGCTCATCGCCATCCCCTACTCCTACCGGGCACCCCACAGCTACGTGGACACCAACGTCACCGGCACACTGAACGTGCTGGAGGCGGTACGGGCCGCGGGCACACCGCGGCTGGTGCACACCTCTACAAGCGAGACCTACGGCACCGCGCAGACCGTGCCGATCACCGAGGACCACCCCGTCAACACCCAGTCCCCCTATGCGGCTTCGAAGGCGGGCGGGGACCGGCTGGCCGACAGCTATCACGCCAGCTTCGACACCCCGGTGGTGACGCTGCGGCCGTTCAACACCTTCGGGCCGCGGCAGTCCATGCGGGCCGTGATCCCTACCGTCATCGGCCAGGTAGCGGCCGGGGAGCGGACCATCACCCTCGGCGACCTGCGCCCCACCCGGGACTTCACCTTCGTCAAGGACACCGCGCAGGCGTTCCTGGCGGTGGGCTCCGCGCCCGCCGAGCGGGTCGTGGGCCGCACTTTCAACGCCGGTACGGGCGGCGAGATCTCCGTCGGCGACCTGGTCGCCCTCATCGGCAAGGTGATGGACACCGCGCTCGACGTCCGCGAGGACACGCAGCGGCTGCGGCCCGCGAACTCCGAGGTCATGCGACTGGTCGCGGATGCCGGGCGACTGCGCGCGGCGACCGGCTGGAGCCCGGCGCACAGCCTGGAGGAGGGCCTCGCGCAGACGGTGGAGTTCTTCCGCGAGCCGGGCAACCTCGCCCGCTACAAGACCGGCATCTACAACATCTGA
- a CDS encoding aldehyde dehydrogenase family protein, with the protein MPELFIEGQWTAALDGRTREIRCPADGSLVAVVDEGGARDADAAVRAARRAFDDGPWPGTPAGERGRLLLRVAELLERDKDVFARAESLDTGKRLAESAYDMDDIANCFRYFGNLVAAGDGGRVVETGVADVDSRIVHEPVGVCALITPWNYPLLQTAWKVAPALGAGNTFVLKPSELTPHTAVLLMGLLAEAGLPDGVANLLLGAGGVVGAPLTEDPRVDMVSFTGGLATGRSIMAAAAPTVKKVALELGGKNPNIVFADADFDTAVDYALMAVFLHSGQVCSAGARLLVQDELHDRFVDELVARAGRIRLGGPFDEEARSGPLISAEHRDKVEAYVAEGVAEGAVLRCGGARPDDPALANGFYYPPTVLDECTAGMSVVRDESFGPVLTVERFRDEDEALRLANDTVYGLAGAVWTRDGERAHRVASRLRAGTVWINDFHPYVPQAEWGGMKQSGFGRELGPAGLAEYQEAKHIWRNVAAVPQRWFE; encoded by the coding sequence ATGCCGGAGCTGTTCATCGAAGGGCAGTGGACCGCTGCCCTCGACGGGCGGACGCGGGAGATCCGCTGTCCCGCCGACGGGAGTCTGGTGGCCGTCGTGGACGAGGGCGGGGCGCGGGACGCCGACGCGGCCGTTCGCGCGGCCCGGCGGGCGTTCGACGACGGGCCCTGGCCGGGGACGCCGGCCGGCGAGCGGGGGCGGCTGCTGCTGCGGGTCGCGGAGCTGCTGGAGCGGGACAAGGACGTCTTCGCGCGGGCCGAGTCGCTGGACACCGGGAAGCGGCTGGCCGAAAGCGCGTACGACATGGACGACATCGCGAACTGCTTCCGGTACTTCGGCAACCTCGTCGCGGCCGGGGACGGGGGCCGGGTCGTGGAGACCGGGGTCGCGGACGTCGACAGCCGGATCGTGCACGAACCCGTCGGGGTGTGCGCGCTCATCACCCCGTGGAACTATCCGCTGCTCCAGACCGCCTGGAAGGTCGCTCCGGCGCTCGGGGCCGGTAACACGTTCGTGCTGAAACCGAGCGAGCTGACCCCGCACACCGCCGTTCTGCTCATGGGGCTGCTGGCCGAGGCCGGGCTGCCGGACGGGGTCGCGAATCTGTTGCTCGGGGCGGGGGGCGTGGTGGGCGCGCCGCTCACCGAGGACCCCCGGGTGGACATGGTGTCGTTCACCGGGGGGCTCGCGACCGGGCGGAGCATCATGGCGGCCGCCGCGCCCACCGTGAAGAAGGTGGCCCTGGAGCTGGGCGGCAAGAACCCCAACATCGTCTTCGCCGACGCCGACTTCGACACCGCCGTCGACTACGCGCTGATGGCGGTGTTCCTGCACTCCGGCCAGGTCTGTTCCGCCGGGGCCCGGCTCCTGGTGCAGGACGAGCTGCACGACCGGTTCGTGGACGAGCTGGTGGCGCGGGCCGGGCGGATCAGGCTCGGCGGGCCCTTCGACGAAGAGGCCCGCAGCGGTCCGCTGATCTCCGCCGAGCACCGCGACAAGGTCGAGGCGTATGTGGCGGAAGGTGTGGCCGAGGGCGCGGTGCTGCGCTGCGGGGGTGCGCGGCCCGACGATCCGGCGTTGGCGAACGGCTTCTACTACCCGCCGACCGTGCTGGACGAGTGCACGGCCGGGATGTCCGTGGTGCGGGACGAGTCGTTCGGGCCGGTGCTCACCGTGGAGCGGTTCCGGGACGAGGACGAGGCTCTGCGGCTGGCCAACGACACCGTGTACGGGCTGGCGGGGGCTGTTTGGACGCGGGACGGCGAGCGCGCCCACCGGGTGGCGTCCCGGCTGCGGGCGGGCACCGTGTGGATCAACGACTTCCACCCCTACGTACCGCAGGCGGAGTGGGGCGGCATGAAGCAGTCCGGTTTCGGCCGGGAACTGGGGCCCGCCGGGCTCGCCGAGTACCAGGAGGCCAAGCACATCTGGCGCAATGTCGCGGCGGTTCCCCAGCGATGGTTCGAGTGA
- a CDS encoding GMC family oxidoreductase: MPEEKSVPTYDYVVVGGGTAGAVVAARLTEDPAVTVCVLEAGPSDVGDDSVLRLERWMALLESGYDWDYPVEPQENGNSFMRHARAKVLGGCSSHNSCIAFWAPAEDLDEWGALGCTGWSAADCFPLYQRLETNDAPGDHHGRSGPVTIRTVPPRDPCGAALLEACAAAGIPTVPFNTGSTVIRGAHWFQINAREDGTRSSASVSYLHPVLGKRPNLDVRTGLQAKRLLFEGDRCAGVEYLEPDTVHSGAVHARREVVVACGAIDSPKLLMLSGIGPAGHLRDTGVDVRVDSPGVGSHLQDHPEGVIMWEAKRPMATTSTQWWEIGIFADTEEGLDRPDLMFHYGSVPFDMNTYRRGYPTSDNAFCLTPNVTRARSRGTVRLRSRDFRDKPRVDPRYFTDEHDVRVMTYGLRLAREIVGQPPMADWAGAELAPGPGAATDAELLDYIRETHNTVYHPAGTVRMGPADDRESPLDPRLRVKGVTGLRVADASVMPVLSTVNPCITTMMIGEKCADLIKADAAGKG; the protein is encoded by the coding sequence ATGCCCGAAGAGAAGTCTGTGCCCACGTACGACTACGTCGTGGTCGGCGGCGGTACGGCCGGAGCCGTCGTCGCGGCCCGGCTCACCGAGGACCCCGCCGTCACCGTCTGCGTCCTGGAGGCGGGGCCATCCGACGTCGGGGACGACAGCGTCCTGCGGCTGGAGCGGTGGATGGCGCTGCTGGAGTCGGGTTACGACTGGGACTACCCGGTCGAGCCGCAGGAGAACGGCAACAGCTTCATGCGGCACGCCCGTGCCAAGGTGCTCGGCGGCTGTTCCTCGCACAACTCGTGCATCGCCTTCTGGGCCCCGGCCGAGGACCTCGACGAGTGGGGCGCGCTGGGCTGTACGGGGTGGAGCGCGGCGGACTGCTTCCCCCTCTACCAACGGCTGGAGACGAACGACGCGCCCGGCGACCACCACGGGCGCTCCGGCCCCGTCACCATCCGCACCGTGCCGCCCCGCGACCCGTGCGGGGCGGCCCTGCTGGAGGCCTGTGCGGCGGCGGGCATCCCCACCGTCCCCTTCAACACGGGCAGCACGGTGATCCGGGGTGCGCACTGGTTCCAGATCAACGCCCGGGAGGACGGCACCCGCTCCTCCGCCTCGGTCTCGTATCTGCATCCGGTGCTGGGGAAGCGGCCCAACCTGGACGTACGCACGGGGCTCCAGGCGAAGCGGCTGCTGTTCGAGGGCGACCGGTGCGCCGGCGTGGAGTACCTGGAGCCCGACACCGTGCACAGCGGGGCGGTGCACGCCCGGCGCGAGGTGGTCGTCGCCTGCGGCGCGATCGACTCCCCGAAGCTGCTGATGCTGTCCGGCATCGGCCCGGCCGGGCATCTGCGGGACACCGGGGTGGACGTGCGGGTGGACTCCCCCGGTGTCGGCTCACACCTCCAGGACCACCCGGAGGGCGTGATCATGTGGGAGGCGAAGCGCCCCATGGCCACCACCTCGACCCAGTGGTGGGAGATCGGCATCTTCGCGGATACCGAGGAGGGGCTGGACCGGCCGGACCTGATGTTCCACTACGGCTCGGTGCCCTTCGACATGAACACCTACCGGCGCGGCTACCCGACCTCGGACAACGCGTTCTGTCTGACCCCCAACGTCACCCGCGCCCGGTCCAGGGGCACGGTCCGGCTGCGGAGCCGGGACTTCCGCGACAAGCCCCGGGTCGATCCCCGCTACTTCACCGACGAGCACGACGTACGGGTCATGACCTACGGGCTGCGGCTGGCGCGGGAGATCGTCGGGCAGCCGCCGATGGCGGACTGGGCGGGCGCCGAGCTGGCCCCGGGCCCGGGTGCGGCCACGGACGCCGAGCTGCTCGACTACATCCGTGAGACCCACAACACCGTCTACCACCCGGCCGGGACCGTACGGATGGGCCCGGCGGACGACCGGGAGTCACCCCTCGACCCTCGGCTGCGGGTCAAGGGGGTCACGGGGCTGCGGGTGGCCGACGCGTCCGTCATGCCGGTCCTCTCGACGGTCAATCCGTGCATCACCACGATGATGATCGGCGAGAAGTGCGCCGACCTGATCAAGGCCGACGCCGCCGGGAAGGGGTGA